The DNA region TTATCAACAGCTCGGCTTGAACAGCGAGGCGATGAAACAGTACCAGGTCGTCGTTCGTCATTACGAAAACAAAGGTCTCAAAAAGGAGTCCCTCGACGTTCTCCGGAAAATGTCGGAGCTGGATCCGGAAAATACGTCCAGCAAGATCAAGCTGGCGGAACTGTACGCCCGCGAAGGGCACAAAGAAGCCGCCACGGATCAGTTTAAGGCCGTCACCGAAGATCTTCGAAAAAAGAACAACTTCCAGGATCTCGCGCGCGTGTTCGAAAAAATGGATTCGTTGGGGATGGCGGATTCGACGATTAAGTTGGAACAGGCGGAGATGTATCTCAAGACCGCCGAACCTAAACGGGCGCTGACGGAGTTGCAGGCGCTTTTCCAGCAAGATCCGAAACATCCTCCCACGTTGGAGCTGCTGGCTCGAAGTTTCCTCGACTTGCAGCAGCCGGAAAAGGCCAAATCGGTTTACAAAGAGCTCGTGGCGGTTTTAGACGCGAAGGGGATGCTGGAGGAGCGCGACCGAATTATGGCGAAACTCCGCGCGTTGGGAGTCTCCGCCGCGGCCGCAGCCGCATCGATTCCCTCAGCGCCCTCGACGGCTCTACGGGCCGAAGCGTCGAAACCGGCGCCGCCGCCTGCGGCGGCGGGTCCGGTCGATTCCACGAAAGTCTTGGGCGAAGTGGATGTCCTGTTGCAATACGGCCTTGTCGACAAGGCATGCGAAACGCTGGTGCGAATCGTGATGAGCGACCCAGAAAACGAGTCCATACGGAAAAAACTGATCTCCGTTTATCTCACCAGCAAGGATGTCAATGCGCTTGGCGAGGTTTTGAATCGCGCAGCGAAAACCGCGGAATCCCGGAAACAAAATGAACTCGTGAACACGCTGCGAGCCGAAATGGCTTCGCTCGGTATCGGAGCTGCGGCGCCATCGACGAAGAACGAAGCAGCGCCGTTGAATCCGGCGGACATGGGAGAAGCGGAAATCAGCAATGCTATTGAGCTGGAGATCGTGGACGATGAGGCCTCGGCCGCTCCGGCGGTGGAAGCATCCCCGGAAGTTTCATCGGCGCACATGGAAAGCGAGTTCGAGCGACCGGTTTCCGAGGCCGGAGAACCCTCGTTTGATTTGGACGCTTCAGAAATCGTCGAGGACGGCGGAGAGGAGCCGGGTGAAAAGACCGTATTCGAGCCGCAAGTCTCGGCACCCGCTGCGGCGAAACCGGTGCCTCCACCGGAGGTCCCGACCGAAGACGTGGATGCGGCGATTCACTTTGACCTTCCCGACGAGTCCTTTGAGATTTCCAGCGAACCTTCCGCGCCGGTGGCCGAAGAGCCGGCCCCGGTCGTTGAAGACGAGGCGGTGGTGGAAGTGCAAGAGGCCGAAGAAGCGGAAGCCGTCGAGATTGAAAGTGCGGCCGCGGAAGCGGAACCGGAACCGGAAGATGAAGAAGAGGAAAGCGGCGAGGAGCCGGTGGTGGAAGAGACGCGGCAGTTCCGCCATTCCTCGGCGGAACGCAAAGATCATTTTACGACGGACATGGAAGAGGCGGCTTATTTTGTCCAACAGGGTCTCCTCGATGAGGCGATCGAACTGTACGAAGATATTCTCTCCCAGGATCCGAAATATTCCCCCGCAGCGGAACGATTGGCGGAATTACGCGGCGTAAAACCCGCCCGGTCCTCCGTTCGACCGGGATCCTCGGAACCGGAACGCCGAAAGGAAGCGCGGCCCTCGAAGGTTCAGCTCGACGAGGTCTCGCAGCCGAAATCGAAGAGCACGATGCGCGTGCTGTCGGAGAAAGCAAAATCGGCAGCTCCGAAGGAAGACTTCTTCGACCTCTCTAGCGAACTGCAGGACGAGATTTCAGACCTTGAAGCGGCGCTGGACAAAAAGAAAAGCCCGGACGAGGAAGAATATCTGAGTCCCGAAGAGGTAATCTCGGAATTTAAAAAGGGCGTCGCGCGCACCGTGGCGAAGGACGATTACCAGACCCATTACAATCTGGGGATCGCTTATCGTGAAATGGGCCTTTTGGACGAAGCGATTGCAGAGTTTCGGGTGGCTTTCCACGACCCAAAGATGAGCGTTCACTGCGCTTCGATGATCGGTCTCTGCCTTGTCGGTAAACGGGACTTCTCCGCCGCGATCGAGAATTATCGCAGAGCGTTGGCTCAGATCTCTCCGCAATCGGTGGAGGCATTGGGTCTCAATTACGAGTTGGCCGAGGCGCACATCGCCAGCGGAAACTTGACGGAGGGATACAAACTCTTCGCTCGTATTCGAGATGTAGACCCTGCTTTTCGCGATGTGCGTCGCCGCGCCAAGGAACTCGAAGCGGATTTGGGTTCGTCTGCGCCGCCGCATTCCGCGCCGGAAAAGCCGGCGGAACCTAAAGCCAAACCAACTAAGGTCGCGGCGGAAAAAGGCGAAAAAGAAGATCAGGTGAAAATTCGCGCCAAGAAGACTAAAATCTCGTACATCTAATGAGTTACCTGCAGTACTACGGCCTCGAACAGGAACCTTTCTCGAACGCTCCCGTCAGCCGATTCTATTTTCACTCGAAGCAACATGATCAGGCGCTTCTGCGTCTCCGGCGCGTGACGGATCAGATGAAGGGTCTGG from Bdellovibrionota bacterium includes:
- a CDS encoding tetratricopeptide repeat protein, coding for MAFNRNKSLTKAQKLLQKGKVADAIKDYQEVVDNDPTDIRTLLKIGDLQAKLGNIEAANDTYRKVGEHYAKDGFFLKAVAVFKQILKLDPGLITVYIRLAELYQQLGLNSEAMKQYQVVVRHYENKGLKKESLDVLRKMSELDPENTSSKIKLAELYAREGHKEAATDQFKAVTEDLRKKNNFQDLARVFEKMDSLGMADSTIKLEQAEMYLKTAEPKRALTELQALFQQDPKHPPTLELLARSFLDLQQPEKAKSVYKELVAVLDAKGMLEERDRIMAKLRALGVSAAAAAASIPSAPSTALRAEASKPAPPPAAAGPVDSTKVLGEVDVLLQYGLVDKACETLVRIVMSDPENESIRKKLISVYLTSKDVNALGEVLNRAAKTAESRKQNELVNTLRAEMASLGIGAAAPSTKNEAAPLNPADMGEAEISNAIELEIVDDEASAAPAVEASPEVSSAHMESEFERPVSEAGEPSFDLDASEIVEDGGEEPGEKTVFEPQVSAPAAAKPVPPPEVPTEDVDAAIHFDLPDESFEISSEPSAPVAEEPAPVVEDEAVVEVQEAEEAEAVEIESAAAEAEPEPEDEEEESGEEPVVEETRQFRHSSAERKDHFTTDMEEAAYFVQQGLLDEAIELYEDILSQDPKYSPAAERLAELRGVKPARSSVRPGSSEPERRKEARPSKVQLDEVSQPKSKSTMRVLSEKAKSAAPKEDFFDLSSELQDEISDLEAALDKKKSPDEEEYLSPEEVISEFKKGVARTVAKDDYQTHYNLGIAYREMGLLDEAIAEFRVAFHDPKMSVHCASMIGLCLVGKRDFSAAIENYRRALAQISPQSVEALGLNYELAEAHIASGNLTEGYKLFARIRDVDPAFRDVRRRAKELEADLGSSAPPHSAPEKPAEPKAKPTKVAAEKGEKEDQVKIRAKKTKISYI